ATCGGGTTGTTATCCGTCTTCGCTGGAGATCATGTATAGCAACTATAAATTAGGCAACCTTCGGCTATCGTTTTCAGGAACAATATGTGGACAATACTTTAAATGGAATCTTTATACAATCTGATTGATTACTTACGCAGTATTAAGGCTCCGGTAACAAAGCTTCTTCGGGAAGGCGAATCCGGAAAAGTCTTGCAATATAAGCTGGAAGGAGAGGGGCTGATTGCCACGAAGCAGCTTGTTGAAGTATATAAAATTGTAGATGGCACTTCAATGAACGAAGATCATTTAGGTCTTCAGTATTTTTTTCCTGGGTTTATATTGGTATCCCTGGATCAGGCGCTGGAATTATATGATGAGGAATGCAAAGAATACGGTTCCTGGCCGGAAGGATATTTGCCGGTTTTTTGGAATGGGAATAGAGATTATTTGCTAGTGAATTGCAGGAGCGAGGATAATGGCGTCTATTATTTTTCCCCTGATGAGTTTAGATTTGATGGATTGGGAAAAATATATGACAGTTTAGATCTACTGTTTATGACTGTTTTGGAGTGCTTCAAGGAAGGAGGGTATGCGCTCGGGGATCACCTGGAAGATATAAATCATCAATATGAGATTGTGAATGTCTTGTCAAAGAGAATGAATCCAGATTCAGTATTCTGGATTATATCGGAGGGGAATGAAGGTTGATGCCTTTGATGAAACACAATCTTCTTGTTATGTAATAGAGGCGTTCTCTACTGGGAGTTTAATAAAAATAATCGCTGAGGACGTAGAAATTTTTGCGATAGATTGATCGTCACATCGGTTCTCTACACAGATATTGAATTAATTCCGCGAAAAATAAGTGAGAAATGGCGTTTAATGGGCACTGCAAAGTATGTTGCAAAGATCAGGTATTTAGAAAATACGACTTGAAAAAGTATTGTCCTCAAATCAGTGTTTTAGGTATTTCATTTTTCGGAGGAATAAAGTTTTATTCCTTTAGATCCCTGCTGATCAAATTTGGACTTAAAAGGAAAACAACGGTTTGAGAGTGTTCTATATGTAATTCTATATTGATAGAATGCCCTTATTGCCACCGGCATCAAATGGAGGGCCTTATGGAAATATGTATCAATTGTGATGAAAAGTATTTTATTTGCGAGTAGTATTTTTTTAGATGAAGCATTCTAACAATGGATCATAATATCGAAAATCTTATTGGGATCCTGAAGAAACAAGCAGAAGTTTTTTTAGAAGATGCAGATGAGTTTTATCCTTTCGGGGCTGCGTTTAACCGAGCAGGTGATGTAAGGCCAATGGGAGTGTTTTTGGAGAATGATCACCCGCAGTCAGTGGAAGTATCAGGCCTATTGGAGAAAGCGATTGACCAGGGGCTTTCCAATGGAGATTATGAAGTAGCGGCTATTTGTCTGGATGTATTTTTGTCCTCCGGAAATAATAAAATATCGGCAATGGAGGTTAGGATGTTTCG
This genomic stretch from Chitinophaga sp. XS-30 harbors:
- a CDS encoding SMI1/KNR4 family protein, giving the protein MESLYNLIDYLRSIKAPVTKLLREGESGKVLQYKLEGEGLIATKQLVEVYKIVDGTSMNEDHLGLQYFFPGFILVSLDQALELYDEECKEYGSWPEGYLPVFWNGNRDYLLVNCRSEDNGVYYFSPDEFRFDGLGKIYDSLDLLFMTVLECFKEGGYALGDHLEDINHQYEIVNVLSKRMNPDSVFWIISEGNEG